The nucleotide window GATCACTCAAGAGCTTAACCGTCTGGTTGAGCGCGGTGTGTACTCTTACGAATTTAATGAACAAGGGGTGTTTGAAGCGCTGTCGCAATGGTATTCAAAGCGTCATGGTTTAAAGCTATTTGCGGACAAGTTTGTGCAGGTGCCAGGTGTGCTTTCCGGTATCGCGTTGCTATTACGCCAGTTCACCAACGAAGGCGATGGTGTTCTTATCCATACGCCAGCATATCACCAGTTTTCTAACTTGGTGAACAAGGCGAATCGTCAGGTAGTGAAGAGCCCACTCATCAATGACGAGCAAGGTTATCGCATTGATTTCGATGGTATGGAGCAACAGATCATCGAGCAGAAAGTGAAGACGATGATTTTCTGTAATCCACATAACCCAACTGGTCGTGTGTGGACGCAGCAAGAAGTGACACAGGTTATCGAGATTGCTAAACGTCATGATGTGTTGATCATCAGCGATGAAATCCACTCAGACATTATTTTTGAAGGGCACGCTTTTACGAGCTTAACCAGTTTTGACTACGATAAGATCATTGCCTTGATTGGATCTCCGGCAAAAACCTTCGGTATGCACAGCATCTCAAACGGCTATGTGTACACCAACAATGATGGACTATTTGAAGCGTTCAAAACCAATGTGGTCGCGATGTATCTTGACCACGGTAATGCGTTCAGCACATTTGCAACCGTGGCCGCTTTTGAGAAAGGTGGTGAGTGGTTAGATGGCATGTTGGTGTATCTGCAAGACACAGTTAAATGGATCACTGAGTTTGCTGAGCAGCGCATTCCTCAGTTAAAAGTTTTCCAACCGCAAGGCACTTACCAAGTGTGGTTTGATTTCTCAGGCTTGGATTTTTCGGAAGAAGAACTAAAAAATGTGGTGTTTGAACAGGCTAAAATGGGCTTAACCCCAGGAGGTTGGTTTGGTGCCGAAAGTCCTAACTTTATGCGAATGAACATCGCGACGTCGCGCGATAATATAGAGCAATCATTTATTGCGTTAGCAGACGCGATTGATGGCTTTGAGCGAGGAAATCAGACTACTTCAACTTGTTGTGATAGTGACGCTACAAAAAGCTGCTGCTGATTCCCCCTACTTATCTGAAAAATGCTTAGTTGCCGATACTGAGCAGTAAACTCTAAAAGAACAAAAAACCGCGAGGCTGCTTAGTGCATGACTGGCGGTTTTTTTGTGTCTGTGTAATCCTAAGCATGATTTTATTGAGTTGTGATTGAAGTGTTGAGTGGTATTCGAGAACACTTGAATGATTGGTAGAGATTGGTTGGTAGAGAGTTATGTTTAGCGTTCCACTGAATAGTTTTGTACACCGTGTGAGTGATAAAATCCAATTGATGGCGAATGCTGCGGAATGTGGATGTCAGTTGAAACGAGTTCGCCGTTCGCGAAATTGGCTGTTGGTCGCTCAAGAACATCAACTCATTGAATTTAAAACCCTACTCACCCATGAAAAAGACGGTTGGATAGCAACCGCGATCGACAAAGTGCTGCCTAAACCTGTGGTGTGTTTGGCCTCGCTGTTGGCCGCAACACCCTCAATGACGGTGGCTCAGCTGGTGATGGAATCTGGATGTTCAATGGCAGAAGCAAGGCGTGCTATTGATGAACATGAAGGTCTGTAGGCGTATTCGAAACGTGTGAAACGAGAATCGCGAGCAGCAAAAAGCCCGTAACGATATTGCGTTTTTCAGCGGAATATCGTTACGGGCTTTATCATCTGTGCTGCATTAAGCTAAGCCACGTGGCTTATGAAGCGGTGCTCGATTAAGAGTTCGCTACTTTTACACGAATCGTGTTTTTGCCAAGCTTTGACAAGTTCAGCTTGTTTAGTGCTGCTTTAGCTTCTTCTTGCTCTGGCATTTCAACAAAAGCAAAGCCTTTAGATTCGCCAGTTTCTTGGTCTAAAACTAGGCTGCACTCTTTTACTGAGCCAAACTCAGAAAAT belongs to Vibrio cyclitrophicus and includes:
- a CDS encoding RNA-binding protein; translation: MKLLVRNLSRSTSEQDIRVLFSEFGSVKECSLVLDQETGESKGFAFVEMPEQEEAKAALNKLNLSKLGKNTIRVKVANS
- a CDS encoding PatB family C-S lyase, which translates into the protein MTAFNSASNYGENAFIKSKTQMLQNIYNTTDVFPYWVADMDFQVAEPITQELNRLVERGVYSYEFNEQGVFEALSQWYSKRHGLKLFADKFVQVPGVLSGIALLLRQFTNEGDGVLIHTPAYHQFSNLVNKANRQVVKSPLINDEQGYRIDFDGMEQQIIEQKVKTMIFCNPHNPTGRVWTQQEVTQVIEIAKRHDVLIISDEIHSDIIFEGHAFTSLTSFDYDKIIALIGSPAKTFGMHSISNGYVYTNNDGLFEAFKTNVVAMYLDHGNAFSTFATVAAFEKGGEWLDGMLVYLQDTVKWITEFAEQRIPQLKVFQPQGTYQVWFDFSGLDFSEEELKNVVFEQAKMGLTPGGWFGAESPNFMRMNIATSRDNIEQSFIALADAIDGFERGNQTTSTCCDSDATKSCC